From Chelatococcus sp. YT9, a single genomic window includes:
- a CDS encoding Gfo/Idh/MocA family oxidoreductase, giving the protein MSRPRRTTDRVAVAIIGAGFIADYHAGGLAATSQADVAVLVGRRREATERRAHALGIGRIETDYRRVLDDPSIDAVVVASPDDTHERIAIDALAAGKSVLLQKPMALSSDQCRAIIAAADEAAGRLTVSFMHRHFPEVRWLREMLNERRLGAVHSVRLRNATPGADWAEWFFKPGNVSGGVVMQLGVHGIDLCRYLFGPIAELSADAMTARPERTLADGRLMRTVLEDNVFALYRLASGVRVSHEMSYTELQGCDRFRLEVYGEHGTVWLRTERGTAALYAPSVTGVRNWVAHELPEEPLGRAHHLHWLDIVRGDTPGDDTAQAGLQSVMIAETIYEAARTGQRTPAEATRAG; this is encoded by the coding sequence ATGAGTAGGCCTCGTCGCACGACTGACAGGGTTGCTGTCGCCATCATCGGCGCGGGCTTTATCGCCGACTATCACGCCGGAGGGCTCGCTGCGACCAGTCAGGCGGATGTCGCCGTGCTCGTAGGCCGCCGACGGGAGGCGACGGAGAGACGGGCGCATGCCCTCGGAATCGGCCGGATCGAGACCGACTATCGTCGTGTACTGGATGATCCATCCATTGATGCGGTCGTCGTCGCATCACCGGACGACACGCATGAGCGCATCGCCATCGATGCATTGGCAGCGGGGAAATCTGTACTGCTGCAGAAGCCTATGGCCCTGAGCAGCGACCAGTGCCGGGCGATCATCGCGGCGGCGGACGAAGCGGCGGGACGTCTCACTGTGAGTTTCATGCACCGCCATTTTCCGGAAGTGCGCTGGCTGCGTGAGATGCTGAACGAGCGACGCCTCGGCGCCGTTCATTCGGTTCGTCTCCGCAACGCGACCCCGGGCGCCGACTGGGCCGAGTGGTTCTTCAAGCCGGGCAATGTCTCGGGTGGCGTCGTCATGCAACTGGGTGTGCATGGGATCGATCTCTGTCGATATCTCTTCGGGCCCATCGCCGAATTATCTGCTGATGCAATGACGGCGCGGCCCGAGAGAACCCTGGCCGATGGACGTCTGATGCGGACGGTGCTTGAGGACAACGTTTTCGCACTTTACCGACTCGCCAGTGGTGTCCGGGTCAGCCATGAAATGAGCTATACCGAGCTGCAAGGATGCGATCGCTTTCGGCTGGAAGTGTATGGAGAGCATGGAACCGTCTGGCTGCGTACTGAGCGTGGGACGGCGGCCTTATACGCGCCGTCCGTCACCGGTGTGCGGAACTGGGTCGCACACGAACTCCCGGAGGAGCCGCTTGGGCGGGCCCATCACCTGCACTGGCTTGATATCGTCCGTGGGGACACACCTGGCGACGATACCGCTCAGGCTGGGCTTCAGTCCGTGATGATTGCTGAGACGATCTACGAGGCTGCCCGTACTGGACAGCGGACGCCGGCCGAAGCAACAAGAGCCGGTTGA
- the hutC gene encoding histidine utilization repressor — MSNSLQSPLPLYEQIKSTIEKRIRGDVWPADFRVPSEETLAEEFGASSLTVRRALRELQTAGMLVRIQGRGTFVVGPRMQCAIFELPDISEEIATSGGVHTSEVLSLRVVPADSPFTSMLPHPFDGVIYHSRLLHKEDGTPLQLEDRFVNAEEAPDYLKQDFTRITPHSYLLRETEVSFVDNTIRAIRADEESRQLLEIESNQPCLLLDRRTWRDGIPVTRSRFLYPGDRYRLRSAHEATPNGSHATQPVHSPKRAR, encoded by the coding sequence ATGAGCAATTCATTGCAGAGTCCCCTGCCCCTCTACGAGCAGATCAAGTCCACGATCGAAAAGCGCATACGCGGCGATGTTTGGCCCGCGGATTTCCGAGTTCCCTCCGAGGAGACGCTCGCGGAAGAATTCGGCGCTTCATCGCTCACGGTCCGGCGCGCCCTGCGGGAGTTGCAAACTGCAGGCATGCTGGTCAGGATTCAAGGTCGTGGCACATTCGTTGTCGGTCCCCGCATGCAATGCGCGATCTTCGAGTTGCCGGACATTTCTGAAGAAATAGCGACAAGCGGCGGGGTCCATACCAGCGAGGTCCTTTCGCTCAGGGTCGTGCCGGCCGACAGTCCGTTCACCAGCATGCTGCCCCACCCCTTCGACGGCGTCATTTATCATTCACGCCTCCTTCACAAGGAAGATGGAACGCCGCTTCAGCTTGAGGATCGCTTCGTCAATGCCGAGGAGGCTCCGGATTATTTGAAGCAGGACTTCACGCGCATAACACCGCATAGCTATTTGCTGCGTGAAACCGAAGTCTCCTTTGTCGATAATACCATTCGGGCTATCCGCGCAGACGAAGAGAGCCGCCAGCTCTTGGAGATCGAGAGCAATCAGCCTTGCCTTTTGCTTGATAGACGGACGTGGAGGGATGGCATCCCGGTGACACGTAGCCGGTTTCTCTATCCGGGAGACCGCTACCGGCTGCGCAGCGCTCACGAGGCGACGCCGAACGGAAGCCACGCGACACAGCCAGTCCATTCGCCGAAACGGGCCCGCTAA
- a CDS encoding esterase-like activity of phytase family protein translates to MIARLLLAMPLTAVLAGTALAQQAAPATLAGHAILPAKSFVEAPADAPADLRTSGKFTTGKRVEAVNTVEGLSNGRPTGMKVPFTGQPLQGHSGIKKMTDGTFWVLTDNGMGAKANSPDSMLYLNHYRIDWDKGTVERLGTVFLSDPDKKVPFRIANEATDKRYLTGSDFDPESFQIIGDKIWIGEEFGPYLIRADMTGKVEAVIETMVDGKPARSPDHYAVTTPAAPNQPVPFNVRRSKGYEGMAASKDGRFLYPLLEGPLWDVEKKDWEKTADGKEYLRILEFDVAAEKWTGRHWKFVLEQNGNAIGDFNMIDPTMGLIIERDNGEGTADKACPEGQKRADCFADIAKFKRVYKVELSDANANGVARKVAYIDLMKIADPNKKARKPLNGDVLTFPFFTIEDVDLVDDRHIIVGNDNNLPFSTSREPNVQDDNEFVLLEVADFLKAR, encoded by the coding sequence ATGATTGCCCGTCTTTTGCTTGCGATGCCCCTGACGGCTGTGCTCGCGGGAACCGCTTTGGCTCAGCAGGCCGCGCCTGCCACGCTCGCCGGTCACGCGATCCTGCCGGCAAAGAGCTTTGTCGAGGCTCCGGCCGACGCGCCCGCCGACCTCAGGACATCGGGCAAGTTCACGACAGGCAAGCGTGTCGAGGCTGTTAACACCGTCGAAGGTCTCTCGAATGGACGTCCGACGGGCATGAAGGTGCCATTCACCGGCCAGCCGCTGCAGGGGCATTCCGGTATCAAGAAGATGACTGACGGCACGTTCTGGGTGTTGACCGACAACGGCATGGGGGCCAAGGCGAACTCCCCTGATTCCATGCTGTATCTCAACCACTACCGGATCGACTGGGACAAGGGCACCGTCGAGCGCCTCGGCACGGTTTTCCTCAGCGATCCCGACAAAAAGGTGCCGTTCCGCATCGCGAACGAGGCGACGGACAAACGCTACCTCACGGGGTCGGATTTCGATCCTGAAAGCTTCCAGATCATCGGCGACAAGATCTGGATTGGCGAGGAATTCGGTCCTTATCTCATTCGTGCGGACATGACGGGCAAGGTCGAAGCCGTCATCGAGACGATGGTCGATGGCAAGCCGGCGCGTTCGCCCGACCACTATGCCGTCACAACGCCAGCCGCCCCCAATCAGCCGGTCCCTTTCAACGTGCGCCGCTCTAAGGGGTATGAGGGCATGGCCGCCTCCAAGGACGGCCGCTTCCTTTATCCGCTTTTGGAGGGCCCCCTCTGGGACGTCGAGAAGAAGGATTGGGAGAAGACCGCCGACGGCAAGGAGTATCTCCGCATCCTGGAGTTCGATGTTGCGGCGGAGAAGTGGACCGGCCGCCATTGGAAATTCGTTCTTGAGCAGAACGGCAACGCTATTGGCGACTTCAACATGATCGATCCGACCATGGGCTTGATCATCGAGCGAGACAACGGCGAAGGCACGGCCGACAAGGCCTGCCCCGAAGGCCAGAAGCGCGCCGACTGCTTCGCCGACATCGCGAAGTTCAAGCGCGTCTACAAGGTTGAGCTCAGCGACGCCAATGCCAATGGCGTCGCGCGCAAGGTCGCTTATATCGATCTCATGAAGATCGCCGATCCGAACAAGAAGGCGCGCAAGCCGTTGAACGGCGACGTGCTGACCTTCCCCTTCTTCACCATCGAGGATGTCGACCTTGTCGATGATCGCCACATCATCGTCGGCAACGACAACAATCTGCCGTTCTCGACCAGCCGCGAACCGAATGTGCAGGACGACAATGAATTCGTTCTGCTCGAAGTTGCGGACTTCCTGAAGGCGCGTTGA
- a CDS encoding energy transducer TonB, translated as MASFMASKLFLSGLCALALLSFVAPAAARDSAPSDETKAYVKHTVEILRARIFYPVVPDKPLAGGTAIVTFRIQSDGSVADVKLKRSSGHGHIDSTALGIVYGAQFAPPPAGVAGQMIVLPLAFEAPRPRKTSTPRQQ; from the coding sequence ATGGCATCTTTTATGGCGTCCAAACTATTCCTGAGCGGCCTCTGCGCTCTTGCGCTTCTCAGCTTTGTCGCCCCTGCGGCAGCACGCGACAGCGCCCCTTCAGATGAGACCAAGGCTTATGTCAAACACACCGTCGAAATCCTGCGAGCACGGATTTTCTATCCTGTCGTGCCGGACAAGCCTTTGGCCGGTGGAACGGCCATCGTCACGTTCCGGATCCAGTCGGACGGCAGCGTTGCGGATGTCAAGCTCAAGCGCTCATCCGGTCATGGTCATATCGATTCAACAGCGCTAGGCATCGTCTATGGAGCGCAATTCGCTCCGCCGCCAGCGGGCGTCGCCGGGCAGATGATCGTGCTACCCCTTGCATTCGAGGCACCGCGTCCTCGCAAGACATCGACGCCGCGGCAGCAATAG
- a CDS encoding efflux RND transporter permease subunit, whose protein sequence is MAQFFIGRPIFAWVVALFIVIGGIIAIPMLPIAQYPNVAPPQISIQTTYAGASPEEIYQSVTRPIEEELNGVPGLIYFESTSDSSGLVQITATFRPGTSTSQASVDVQNAIRRVEARLPETVTRQGVQVEEAGAGFLMVAGLISTDGSMDAVALGDYVSRNILGEIRRIDGVGRAQLFASQRAMRIWIDPDKMVGLNLTTGDIAAAIGAQNAQVAAGRIGAQPNPIQQQISATVLVKGQLTTPDEFGAIVLRANPDGSSVRLRDVARVEVGAETYNFNTRINGKPAAAIGVQLSPTGNALATSKAIRAKMEELSRFFPPGIEYTIPYDTSPFVEVSIEKVLHTLLEAVALVFVVMFLFLQNFRYTIIPTLVVPVALLGTCGVMLATGFSINVLTMFAMVLAIGILVDDAIVVVENVERIMAEEGLPPLEATRKAMKQISGAIVGITLVLTAVFVPMAFFPGAVGVIYQQFSLTMVTSILLSGFLALSLTPALCATLLKPIPQGHHEKRGFFGWFNRSFDRFTNSYAGSVSWIVRRAGRFMVIYLALLVGLGWAFMRLPTSFLPNEDQGYIIVDMQAPPEASGNRTQAIIETAEKHFSEEKAVDRMVMIQGYSFSGAGDNAALSFVTLKDWNERDAGSSADAIAARANGALFQVRDAMAFALSPPAITGLGTSSGFTFRLQDRGGLGQTALVAAGKQLMDAAAKSPVLAGLRVEGMPNAAQVNLIIDREKANTFGVTFADINSTISTNLGSSYINDFPNAGRMQRVTVQADAGRRMQTEDLLKLNVRNSAGGMVPLSAFARIDWQMGPAQVVGYNGYPSIRINGAAAPGYSSGAAIQEMERLAGELPTGFGYEWTGQSLQEIQSGSQAPFLMGLTVLFVFLLLAALYESWSIPLSVMMVVPLGVLGSVAAVMLRDMPNDVYFKVGLITIIGLSAKNAILIIEFAKDLRAEGKPLLEATIEACRLRFRPILMTSLAFTLGVVPLAIASGASAASQNAIGTGVMGGMISATLLAIYFVPVFFVFVMKLFGRRDKASSEPAVESPTPTGSAPAHPH, encoded by the coding sequence ATGGCGCAATTCTTCATCGGCCGCCCGATCTTTGCCTGGGTGGTCGCACTTTTCATCGTGATCGGTGGCATCATCGCCATTCCGATGCTGCCAATCGCGCAGTATCCAAATGTCGCGCCGCCGCAGATCTCCATTCAGACAACCTATGCAGGCGCCTCTCCTGAAGAAATATACCAGAGCGTCACCCGGCCGATCGAGGAAGAGCTCAATGGCGTTCCGGGGTTGATCTATTTCGAATCAACGTCGGATTCATCAGGTCTCGTCCAGATCACTGCAACCTTCAGGCCAGGCACTTCGACCAGCCAGGCCTCTGTCGATGTCCAGAACGCCATCCGACGCGTTGAGGCGCGCCTACCCGAAACCGTCACACGCCAAGGTGTACAGGTGGAGGAGGCTGGAGCCGGCTTTCTCATGGTGGCTGGGCTCATCTCCACCGACGGCTCCATGGATGCCGTCGCGCTGGGCGATTATGTCAGCCGCAACATCCTCGGCGAAATACGCCGCATCGACGGCGTCGGCCGCGCTCAGTTGTTCGCGTCCCAGCGCGCGATGCGCATCTGGATCGATCCTGACAAGATGGTCGGGCTCAATCTCACCACGGGCGACATCGCCGCGGCCATTGGCGCGCAGAACGCTCAGGTGGCCGCCGGCCGTATCGGCGCACAGCCCAATCCGATTCAGCAGCAGATATCGGCGACGGTCCTCGTCAAGGGTCAGCTGACGACCCCGGACGAATTCGGCGCCATTGTCCTGCGCGCGAACCCGGATGGATCGAGCGTGCGTCTGCGCGACGTCGCTCGCGTCGAAGTCGGCGCGGAAACCTATAACTTCAATACGCGGATCAACGGCAAGCCTGCGGCCGCAATAGGCGTCCAGCTGTCGCCGACCGGCAATGCCCTCGCTACGTCCAAGGCGATCCGCGCGAAAATGGAAGAACTTTCGCGCTTCTTCCCGCCCGGTATCGAATACACGATCCCGTACGACACCTCGCCGTTCGTCGAGGTTTCGATCGAGAAAGTTCTGCACACGCTGCTCGAGGCCGTCGCGCTCGTCTTCGTGGTCATGTTCCTGTTTCTGCAGAACTTCCGCTATACGATCATTCCGACGCTGGTGGTGCCGGTCGCCTTGCTGGGAACCTGTGGCGTGATGTTAGCCACCGGCTTTTCGATCAATGTGCTGACGATGTTCGCCATGGTGCTCGCCATCGGCATTCTGGTCGATGACGCCATCGTGGTCGTGGAGAATGTCGAGCGCATCATGGCGGAGGAAGGGCTGCCGCCGCTCGAAGCCACCCGAAAGGCAATGAAACAGATCTCGGGTGCGATCGTCGGTATCACGCTCGTTCTCACGGCGGTGTTCGTGCCGATGGCGTTCTTCCCCGGCGCGGTTGGCGTCATCTATCAGCAGTTCAGCCTGACGATGGTGACGTCCATCCTTCTGTCGGGCTTCCTTGCTCTGTCGCTCACCCCCGCCCTGTGTGCGACCTTGCTCAAGCCTATCCCGCAAGGTCACCATGAGAAGAGGGGCTTTTTCGGGTGGTTCAACCGCAGCTTCGACAGGTTCACGAACAGCTATGCGGGAAGCGTGAGCTGGATCGTCCGTCGCGCGGGGCGTTTCATGGTCATCTACCTCGCCTTGCTGGTCGGGCTGGGGTGGGCCTTCATGCGCCTTCCCACTTCGTTCCTACCCAACGAAGACCAAGGTTACATCATTGTCGATATGCAGGCCCCACCAGAGGCGAGCGGTAACCGCACTCAGGCCATTATCGAAACAGCGGAAAAGCATTTTTCCGAGGAGAAAGCCGTCGATCGCATGGTTATGATCCAGGGCTACAGCTTCTCAGGAGCGGGTGACAACGCAGCCCTGTCCTTCGTGACGCTGAAGGACTGGAATGAGCGCGACGCCGGCAGCTCGGCAGATGCAATCGCCGCGCGGGCCAACGGCGCCCTGTTCCAGGTCCGCGATGCCATGGCGTTCGCCCTCTCACCGCCGGCCATCACCGGTCTTGGCACATCAAGTGGCTTCACGTTCCGGCTGCAGGATCGCGGTGGCCTTGGGCAGACGGCGCTCGTCGCTGCGGGCAAGCAGCTGATGGACGCCGCGGCGAAAAGCCCCGTGCTCGCCGGCTTGCGCGTTGAAGGCATGCCGAACGCCGCGCAAGTCAATCTGATCATCGATCGTGAAAAGGCGAATACCTTCGGCGTCACCTTCGCCGACATCAACTCTACCATTTCGACGAATCTGGGCTCATCCTACATCAATGACTTCCCAAACGCGGGTCGCATGCAGCGCGTTACCGTGCAGGCCGATGCAGGCCGACGCATGCAAACGGAAGACTTGCTGAAACTCAACGTGCGCAACTCGGCAGGCGGAATGGTTCCCCTGTCAGCCTTCGCACGGATCGACTGGCAGATGGGCCCGGCCCAGGTGGTCGGCTACAACGGCTATCCCTCCATCCGTATCAATGGTGCAGCAGCTCCCGGCTATTCTTCCGGTGCCGCTATCCAGGAAATGGAGCGACTGGCCGGCGAGTTGCCGACTGGCTTCGGCTATGAGTGGACCGGCCAATCCCTGCAGGAGATACAATCCGGGTCGCAAGCCCCGTTCCTCATGGGGTTGACGGTGTTGTTCGTCTTCCTGCTGCTGGCTGCCCTCTATGAGAGTTGGTCCATCCCGCTCTCCGTGATGATGGTGGTTCCGCTCGGCGTGCTTGGATCGGTCGCAGCGGTGATGCTGCGCGACATGCCGAACGACGTCTACTTCAAGGTCGGTCTCATCACGATCATCGGCCTCTCGGCGAAGAACGCGATCCTCATCATCGAGTTTGCGAAGGACCTGCGCGCCGAAGGCAAGCCCCTCCTGGAAGCAACCATCGAGGCGTGCCGCCTGCGGTTTCGACCAATCCTGATGACATCGCTGGCGTTCACCCTTGGCGTTGTTCCTCTCGCCATCGCGAGTGGCGCCAGCGCGGCGAGCCAGAACGCAATCGGTACCGGCGTGATGGGCGGCATGATCTCGGCGACCCTGCTAGCGATCTATTTCGTGCCCGTGTTCTTCGTCTTTGTGATGAAACTGTTCGGCCGGCGTGACAAGGCGAGCAGCGAACCTGCAGTGGAAAGCCCCACCCCAACAGGATCGGCGCCCGCACATCCGCATTGA
- a CDS encoding Gfo/Idh/MocA family oxidoreductase produces MTIRVAILGSEHYHANFWTKAFLQSPDAAISGLWDSDAHRAAVFSAQYGLAVEPDLDRLILGSDAVAICSATGDHLSLVKAAAAHRRPVLCEKPLGTSMVDCLQIQEIVDASGIPFMQSFPKRFDPINSEIAALLREKAIGQVSLCRIRHSHSHGLNGAFRTAWFTDPARSGGGTLLDEGIHAADFLRWMFGEPTSVFATVSSRTLGLGVEDTAVATFRYDNMIAEVATGWCFAAADTSIEIYGTDGTILLSGVDIASRSTRERDFLRVFRRRGEAGDWTSSPTTPHFTTGVFHEHVAWAFVKALKEDVAMPVTLDDGLRAFAMIEAAYRSVASGRAEPVVTSGKRS; encoded by the coding sequence TTGACGATACGCGTCGCGATTCTTGGGAGCGAGCACTACCACGCGAACTTCTGGACAAAGGCATTTCTTCAAAGTCCGGATGCCGCAATTTCTGGTCTTTGGGATTCCGACGCGCATCGGGCTGCTGTCTTTTCCGCTCAATATGGCCTAGCAGTCGAGCCAGACCTCGACCGGCTGATCCTGGGCAGCGATGCCGTCGCGATCTGCTCGGCGACGGGCGATCATCTCTCGCTCGTGAAGGCGGCCGCCGCGCATCGGCGACCTGTGCTGTGCGAAAAGCCCCTGGGGACCAGCATGGTCGATTGCCTCCAGATTCAGGAGATCGTCGACGCATCCGGCATTCCGTTCATGCAAAGTTTTCCCAAGCGCTTCGATCCCATCAACAGCGAGATCGCGGCGTTGCTCAGGGAAAAGGCCATCGGCCAGGTCTCGCTGTGCCGCATACGCCATAGCCACAGCCACGGTTTGAACGGGGCATTCCGGACGGCTTGGTTTACAGATCCCGCACGGTCGGGTGGCGGGACATTACTGGATGAGGGCATCCATGCCGCCGATTTCCTGCGCTGGATGTTCGGAGAGCCGACGTCAGTTTTCGCGACGGTGTCGTCTCGAACGCTCGGGCTTGGCGTAGAGGACACGGCTGTTGCAACGTTCCGTTATGACAACATGATCGCGGAGGTTGCGACGGGCTGGTGCTTCGCCGCCGCGGACACGTCTATTGAAATCTACGGAACTGATGGAACTATCTTGCTCAGCGGCGTTGATATTGCGTCCCGTTCGACGCGGGAACGGGACTTCCTGCGCGTCTTCCGACGCCGGGGCGAGGCAGGCGATTGGACGTCCTCTCCCACGACGCCTCATTTCACGACTGGCGTCTTTCACGAGCATGTCGCCTGGGCCTTCGTAAAGGCTCTCAAGGAGGACGTTGCGATGCCAGTCACACTCGACGATGGATTGCGGGCCTTCGCCATGATTGAAGCCGCCTATCGCTCGGTAGCAAGCGGCAGGGCCGAGCCGGTCGTGACGTCCGGGAAGCGGTCATGA
- a CDS encoding TetR/AcrR family transcriptional regulator, protein MDAAEAVVARDGAARLTLDAVAHEAGISKASVLYDFKSKQALIKAVIERRFAEERNRIAFATKRLNGRPDAKIHGRIAAARTVQYRESPAVAVSLCAALAQDTELQQTMQDAFRQEFAEVLETATNTRGALLAFLAVEGLMVLEYLGLHHWPEPTRSEILKEIDALVDTAPRDPPLNIRLLKEHVSRQAEFVTER, encoded by the coding sequence TTGGATGCGGCCGAAGCCGTCGTCGCTCGCGATGGAGCTGCGAGGCTGACGCTCGACGCTGTCGCGCACGAGGCGGGCATCAGCAAAGCCAGCGTGCTCTACGACTTCAAGTCCAAGCAAGCGCTGATCAAGGCGGTCATAGAACGCAGGTTCGCGGAAGAGAGGAATCGAATCGCTTTTGCGACCAAGCGGCTGAACGGCCGTCCCGACGCCAAGATTCACGGCCGCATCGCGGCGGCCAGGACCGTGCAGTATCGGGAGAGCCCTGCCGTCGCCGTTAGTCTCTGTGCCGCTCTGGCACAGGACACCGAATTGCAGCAGACAATGCAGGATGCTTTCCGTCAGGAGTTTGCGGAAGTCCTGGAGACCGCGACCAACACCCGCGGCGCTTTACTCGCTTTCCTCGCGGTCGAAGGCCTGATGGTGCTGGAGTATCTGGGGCTTCACCACTGGCCGGAGCCAACTCGCAGCGAGATCCTGAAGGAAATCGATGCGCTGGTCGACACGGCACCAAGAGACCCGCCACTGAATATACGCCTGCTCAAAGAGCACGTTTCTCGCCAAGCCGAGTTCGTGACTGAGCGCTAA
- a CDS encoding efflux RND transporter periplasmic adaptor subunit produces MKSAYIPARVLAAAIFLPVALSSAALPAAAQNGAPPPSAVSVIEVAAERIPIINELPGRIAPTRIAEVRPRVSGIVTERVFEQGSLVKQGDVLYRIDADMFRVRVESAKATLQRARATQLQARQQADRQKELRERNIASVQQLESAVAALAQADADVAAAEAGLNEAQLNLQYTEVRAPIAGRIGRALITEGALVSSTENLATIQQLDPIYADFTQSSNELLKLRQALASGSLKGPAPGEARVTLQFDDGRVYEHTGTLLFSEAAVDITTGQITMRAEFPNPDGQLLPGLYVRVQIEQGIQHDAVAVPQQAIQRDANGNAQVFVVNDKDIAELRQVRVNRTVGQRFVVDSGLKPGDRVVVEGFQKIAPGAAVSVQTWKAADASAAAAKKNTAVE; encoded by the coding sequence ATGAAATCTGCTTACATACCCGCCCGGGTCCTGGCTGCCGCCATCTTTCTGCCGGTGGCCTTGTCGAGCGCCGCATTGCCCGCTGCAGCCCAGAACGGCGCGCCGCCGCCTTCGGCCGTCAGCGTGATCGAAGTCGCCGCCGAGCGTATCCCGATCATCAACGAGCTGCCGGGCCGCATTGCGCCAACGCGGATAGCGGAAGTGCGTCCGCGCGTGTCAGGCATCGTGACGGAACGCGTTTTCGAGCAGGGCAGCCTCGTCAAACAGGGGGACGTGCTCTACCGCATCGATGCCGACATGTTCCGAGTACGTGTGGAAAGTGCGAAAGCGACCTTGCAACGCGCGCGGGCGACGCAGCTCCAGGCTCGCCAGCAGGCAGACCGCCAGAAGGAACTGCGCGAACGCAACATCGCAAGCGTCCAGCAGCTCGAATCGGCCGTCGCCGCACTCGCCCAGGCCGACGCCGATGTTGCCGCGGCGGAAGCCGGCTTGAACGAGGCGCAGCTCAATCTCCAGTACACCGAGGTCCGTGCACCGATTGCCGGTCGTATTGGCCGCGCTCTCATTACTGAGGGCGCGCTGGTGAGCAGCACCGAAAACCTCGCGACAATCCAGCAGCTCGATCCTATCTACGCAGACTTCACGCAATCATCGAACGAACTGCTGAAATTGCGCCAAGCACTTGCCAGTGGCAGCTTGAAAGGCCCCGCCCCGGGCGAAGCCCGTGTCACTCTTCAATTCGACGACGGCCGGGTCTATGAGCACACGGGTACCTTGCTGTTCTCGGAGGCCGCCGTTGACATAACAACGGGGCAGATCACGATGCGGGCGGAATTTCCCAACCCGGACGGACAGCTTCTGCCTGGTCTTTATGTGCGGGTGCAAATCGAACAGGGCATTCAACATGATGCCGTCGCTGTTCCGCAGCAGGCGATCCAGCGTGATGCCAACGGGAACGCTCAGGTCTTCGTAGTCAACGACAAGGATATTGCCGAGCTTCGTCAAGTCCGTGTCAACCGGACCGTCGGTCAGCGCTTTGTCGTCGACAGCGGTCTGAAGCCCGGCGATCGCGTGGTGGTCGAGGGCTTCCAGAAGATCGCTCCCGGGGCAGCGGTTTCGGTACAAACATGGAAAGCGGCCGATGCGAGCGCCGCAGCAGCCAAGAAGAACACGGCTGTCGAGTAA